TTGCAGTTTATACCAAAAGATATTTTTACCCAAAGCCTTGGGAATTTCTTCATCCTCACGAATAGCTTTTAGAACCCTACCCCAAGGAGAATGCACCAATAAATCTAAACCATAATAAACCATTGCCAAAGCAATTAAAACTAACAACATCAACCCTGATTTATAGGTGTAATTATAAAGTGCAATTACTCCATTTATATAAGTAATTAAAACTAAAATTAAAGTAAAAATAGTAGAAAGTAAAACACTATTACGACTCGCATATTGAAAACTTTTTCCTTGGATTTCTTGACCATCTTTTAACCTTGTTTTTGCATTTATAAATAAACGCCAGACCACAAAAAAAGCTAATAAAGTTAAAATAAAAATCATCAAATACTTTCCTGCCAAATTAGGCTGAAAAGTACCCAAAGGTAAAGGATAACGCTGGATGCCAAAAGTTCCTCTGGTTAACCATTCCTCATTTTGAGCCACCAAACGGAGAAACTCTGCCACACCAATAGTGACAATAGCAAGGTAATCCTCCCTAAGTCTGAGGGTAGAAGCACCCATCAACAAACCCAACACCGAAGAACCAATAATACCAATTATCACCGCCAAAAAAATAGGCATTCCTTGCAGACTTAATAAAACTGTGGTGTAAGCACCAATAATCATAAATGCTACGTGACCAAAATTAATTAATCCCGTGAAACCCCATTGTAAATTTAAACCAAGGGCAAAAAGGGCATATAAACCCGTGGAAATTGTCAAAAAAACAAGGTATTGAACCATAAAAAATATCTAACCTCCGCCATTTTTCTTGTTCATTGTCCATTGTTTTATGTTTATTGTCCATCATCACGGTGGAATTTATACCCTTTACGGAGATTGTTCTTGCAAAAAGTATCAATTAATACCAAATAAAAAAACCATTGTTAGGATAATTGCCTTGTGACATTAACTAGGACACGAATAACAAAATGGTAAGTACAGCCCAATTTATTCCTAAGAACAAAACCCGCAATTGGTGGTTAAAAGTCTCTCTTATTGTGGGTATAGTAGCTATTTTGGCGATTGTGCTACCGTTTATAATTCCTGCTTTTCGGCTCAGACTATTAGGCAGATTTTTGGCTTTGGCGATTACGGCCCTAGGAATCGATTTAATCTGGGGCTATACAGGATTACTAAGTTTAGGTCATGGAATTTTCTTCGGTTTGGGGGGATACATTTTTGCCATGTATCTCAATTTGCAAACTGCACAGGGTGGTTTACCTTCTTTTTTCACATCCTATGGGGTAAGTGAATTGCCTTTGATTTGGCAACCATTTCGCACTTTGCCCATAACAGTCATCGGATTAATTGTTATTCCGGGTATTGTGGCAGGGATTTTAGGTTATTTGGTATTTCGTAACCGCATCAAGGGGGTATATTTTTCCATCCTTACCCAAGCGGCGTTGATTGTATTTTTCAATTTTTTTAATGGGCAACAGCGTTTGGTAAATGGCTCTAATGGTTTAACTACGGAGACTCAGACGATTTTTGGTACGGTGGTTAGTTCTCCTGTGGTGCAAATCACTTTTTATGAATTAACTATTGTTTCCCTGATTTTAGTTTATTTACTCTGCTTTTGGCTGACTAGAGGGCGTTTTGGACGTTTGTTGATAGCGATTCGAGATGACGAGACTAGGGTTCGTTTTTCAGGTTATGATCCTACTTGGTTTAAGGTGGTTGTTTTTTCCGTTTCAGGGGCGATCGCCGGGCTATCTGGGGCATTATTTACAGTACAAACAGGCATTGTCACTCCCGGCAGTAGTATGGATGTAGCATTTTCCATTGAGATGGTGATTTGGGTTGCTGTGGGGGGCAGAGGTACTTTGTTAGGGGCGATCATTGGTGCCGTGTTGGTGCGATCGGCACAAACCTTTTTGAGTGAGGAATTTCCAGCGGTATGGTTATTTTTTCAGGGGGCATTATTCCTGATTGTGGTAACAGTTTTACCTAACGGCATCGTTGGTTGGTGGCGCGAATGGGCATGGTTAAAAATTAAATCCCTATTGGGATTACAACCCACCCTCCTTACCTATCCTGAAATTGATCTCAATGCCGAGGTGATGGTGGAGTCTAACCAGCAAGAGGAAGATTAAGGCAATTGTCAATTAAGCCCCTTGCTCTTAAAATGAAAGTCTGTATGTAGTCAGTGCAAGGAAAAAAAAGAACGTGAAAGCATTAGTCGTTGGTAATGGTGGAAGGGAACACGCTTTGGCATGGAAATTATTACAATCCCCCCAAGTAGATCAAGTTTTTTGTTGTCCGGGTAATGGAGGCACTGCCACCCTCAAAAATTGTCAAAATATCGCCATTGCAGTGGATGATTTTCCTGCCATGGTGGAGTTAGTCAACAAAGAAGCCATTGATTTGGTGGTAGTAGGGCCTGAGTTGCCCCTTTCTTTGGGCATTACCGACTATCTTAGGGAGCATAATATCAAAGTTTTTGGTCCTGATAAGGCAGGGGCTACCATCGAGGCGAGTAAGTCTTGGGCAAAGGATTTAATGGTTAGTGCCAATGTGCCTACGGCAAAATCCGCCACTTTTACCGATGGAGAAGAAGCGAAAAAGTATATTCAACAACAGGGCGCGCCCATCGTGGTAAAAGCCGATGGTTTGGCGGCGGGTAAAGGGGTTGTGGTAGCCATGACCCTAGATGAAGCGTTAGGGGCGATCGATGAACTTTTTGCCCAAAATTTCTCCACAGTGGTGGTAGAGGAGTTTTTAACAGGGCAGGAGGTGTCTGTTTTAGCCTTGACTGATGGGGTTACAATTCGTCCTCTGATTGCGGCACAAGACCATAAACAGGTAGGGGAAGGAGACACGGGGGCAAACACTGGTGGCATGGGAGCTTATGCACCTACTCCTTTGGTTACTCCTGAATTGGGCGATCGCATTTACACGGAAGTTTTACAACCTACCCTCAAGGCATTACAGGATAAGGGTATCGACTATCGGGGGGTACTGTATGCAGGATTAATGATTACCCCCGAGGGGGAGCCGAAAACCCTAGAATTTAACTGTCGTTTTGGAGATCCTGAAACTCAGGCGGTGTTGCCCATGCTTAAAACTTCTTTATTTGATGTACTTTTAGCCTGTGCGGATCAGAATTTGGCTTCTTTACCTCCCCTAGAATGGCAAGAGGGCAGTGCGGTATGTGTAGTAGGGGCATCTGCTGGTTATCCCGGTAGTTATGAAAAGGGTAAGGAAATTACGGGCATTACTGAGGCGGAAAATACAGGGGCAACGGTATTCCATGCGGGAACAAAATTGAGTGATGATCGTCTCCTAACCGATGGTGGTAGGGTTTTAGGGGTGACTGCCATTGCCGATGATTTTCAAGGTGCGATCGCCTCTGCATACCATGCCATGGATAAAATATCCTTTGAGGGTATTTATTTTCGCCGTGACATCGGACATAGGATTATGAATAATTGATAATGGATAATTGATAATGAGTAATGGAGGAAAGAAACAATTAATATTACAGTCAATGGTGACACTCACCAGTTAGAAACTAATCTGCTTTTATTACAACTTTTGGAGATCTTAAAATTTAACCCTCGTTTAATTGCTGTGGAATATAATGGCGAGATTCTCCATCGTCAATACTGGGATTCTACCATGGTACAGGATGGCGATCGCCTCGAGGTGGTGACTATTGTGGGCGGTGGTTAATCTTTTGTATTAGTTGGTAAATGCGATCGCCCATAATTTCCCACTGTTGCGCCCTGACT
The sequence above is a segment of the Cyanobacterium stanieri PCC 7202 genome. Coding sequences within it:
- a CDS encoding urea ABC transporter membrane protein (PFAM: Branched-chain amino acid transport system / permease component~TIGRFAM: urea ABC transporter, permease protein UrtC~COGs: COG4177 ABC-type branched-chain amino acid transport system permease component~InterPro IPR001851:IPR017778~KEGG: mar:MAE_06200 UreA transport system permease protein~PFAM: inner-membrane translocator~SPTR: Urea transport system permease protein;~TIGRFAM: urea ABC transporter, permease protein UrtC), which gives rise to MVSTAQFIPKNKTRNWWLKVSLIVGIVAILAIVLPFIIPAFRLRLLGRFLALAITALGIDLIWGYTGLLSLGHGIFFGLGGYIFAMYLNLQTAQGGLPSFFTSYGVSELPLIWQPFRTLPITVIGLIVIPGIVAGILGYLVFRNRIKGVYFSILTQAALIVFFNFFNGQQRLVNGSNGLTTETQTIFGTVVSSPVVQITFYELTIVSLILVYLLCFWLTRGRFGRLLIAIRDDETRVRFSGYDPTWFKVVVFSVSGAIAGLSGALFTVQTGIVTPGSSMDVAFSIEMVIWVAVGGRGTLLGAIIGAVLVRSAQTFLSEEFPAVWLFFQGALFLIVVTVLPNGIVGWWREWAWLKIKSLLGLQPTLLTYPEIDLNAEVMVESNQQEED
- a CDS encoding neutral amino acid ABC transporter membrane protein (PFAM: Branched-chain amino acid transport system / permease component~COGs: COG4177 ABC-type branched-chain amino acid transport system permease component~InterPro IPR001851~KEGG: mar:MAE_00300 amino acid transport system permease protein~PFAM: inner-membrane translocator~SPTR: Amino acid transport system permease protein) — encoded protein: MVQYLVFLTISTGLYALFALGLNLQWGFTGLINFGHVAFMIIGAYTTVLLSLQGMPIFLAVIIGIIGSSVLGLLMGASTLRLREDYLAIVTIGVAEFLRLVAQNEEWLTRGTFGIQRYPLPLGTFQPNLAGKYLMIFILTLLAFFVVWRLFINAKTRLKDGQEIQGKSFQYASRNSVLLSTIFTLILVLITYINGVIALYNYTYKSGLMLLVLIALAMVYYGLDLLVHSPWGRVLKAIREDEEIPKALGKNIFWYKLQSFMLGGAIASLAGSFYAWQFTTIYPSSFEALITFNAWIIVVIGGSGNNAGTILGATIFWAYESLTRFISDNYDFISSAQLSSLRVMIIGLILMILIVLRPQGILGKKGELSLGK
- a CDS encoding phosphoribosylamine--glycine ligase (PFAM: Phosphoribosylglycinamide synthetase, N domain; Phosphoribosylglycinamide synthetase, ATP-grasp (A) domain; Phosphoribosylglycinamide synthetase, C domain~TIGRFAM: phosphoribosylamine--glycine ligase~COGs: COG0151 Phosphoribosylamine-glycine ligase~InterProIPR020562:IPR020561:IPR020560:IPR000115:IPR 020559:IPR011761~KEGG: cyt:cce_1084 phosphoribosylglycinamide synthetase~PFAM: Phosphoribosylglycinamide synthetase, ATP-grasp (A) domain; Phosphoribosylglycinamide synthetase, N-domain; Phosphoribosylglycinamide synthetase, C-domain~PRIAM: Phosphoribosylamine--glycine ligase~SPTR: Phosphoribosylglycinamide synthetase;~TIGRFAM: phosphoribosylamine/glycine ligase) encodes the protein MKALVVGNGGREHALAWKLLQSPQVDQVFCCPGNGGTATLKNCQNIAIAVDDFPAMVELVNKEAIDLVVVGPELPLSLGITDYLREHNIKVFGPDKAGATIEASKSWAKDLMVSANVPTAKSATFTDGEEAKKYIQQQGAPIVVKADGLAAGKGVVVAMTLDEALGAIDELFAQNFSTVVVEEFLTGQEVSVLALTDGVTIRPLIAAQDHKQVGEGDTGANTGGMGAYAPTPLVTPELGDRIYTEVLQPTLKALQDKGIDYRGVLYAGLMITPEGEPKTLEFNCRFGDPETQAVLPMLKTSLFDVLLACADQNLASLPPLEWQEGSAVCVVGASAGYPGSYEKGKEITGITEAENTGATVFHAGTKLSDDRLLTDGGRVLGVTAIADDFQGAIASAYHAMDKISFEGIYFRRDIGHRIMNN
- a CDS encoding thiamine biosynthesis protein ThiS (PFAM: ThiS family~TIGRFAM: thiamine biosynthesis protein ThiS~InterPro IPR003749:IPR010035~KEGG: ava:Ava_5046 hypothetical protein~PFAM: thiamineS protein~SPTR: ThiS, thiamine-biosynthesis;~TIGRFAM: thiamine biosynthesis protein ThiS~manually curated) translates to MNITVNGDTHQLETNLLLLQLLEILKFNPRLIAVEYNGEILHRQYWDSTMVQDGDRLEVVTIVGGG